The following is a genomic window from Desulfobacterales bacterium.
GTGGCAATGATCCGTCCAGGGACCAGACCGTCACCGGCATCAGGCCGGCGGCCATGAGGGAACCCACGGAGACATAACCGGAAATCAACACCGCCCCGGCAAAAATCAGGACCGCAATTGCGACCGCCCAGGGGCAGAGCACCAGAAAGACGCCCAGGGCCGTGGCCACCCCCTTGCCGCCCTTAAAGCGGAGATAGACCGGGAAAAGGTGGCCGACAAAGGCGGCTGCGCCGGATAACACCAGCCAGAGTTCCAGGTTGGCAAAATCCCGGAGCAGCCAGCCGGCGGCAAGCGGCGGCAGCGCCCCCTTGCCGCAATCGGCCAGCAGGGTCAGAACGCCCAGTTTCCTGCCCAGCAACCGGCCGACATTGGTGGCGCCGATATTGCCGCTCCCGGATTTACGGACGTCGATCCCCGCGCTTCTGGCA
Proteins encoded in this region:
- the plsY gene encoding glycerol-3-phosphate 1-O-acyltransferase PlsY translates to MEYLLLICAYLLGSVPFGLLFARSAGIDVRKSGSGNIGATNVGRLLGRKLGVLTLLADCGKGALPPLAAGWLLRDFANLELWLVLSGAAAFVGHLFPVYLRFKGGKGVATALGVFLVLCPWAVAIAVLIFAGAVLISGYVSVGSLMAAGLMPVTVWSLDGSLPRVGLAMFMALLIWLRHMDNIDRLFKGKEKSFRDGAGQG